A genomic window from Flavobacterium sp. I3-2 includes:
- a CDS encoding beta-carotene 15,15'-monooxygenase, whose product MQPNNPKDLFKKWIPEWLVKIILFTILMPTMVLFFLPIANLNASAGHYGCEPKDMQFAVTLFYAGFVGFYSLERRFFSFLATKEYFIIFNVMQIITCLIMYYSTELYVIFPLRFLQGMLFASSVNLSLSTIFSRIDSEKAREISFSVFFGMLICATPFNNIVTADLIDQFDYNFLYKIAVFSFIPGLIMILISMNYVRLQVKFPLYDLDWESFVLYSGIGISFGYLMVYGQQYYWFEDADIRLVFLGLVLFIFFFAYRQFYIKRPYINLEIFKFRNFKIGCLVLFIMYICRFASGITNNYFGQILKFDPRHISYINIFNLFGLVLGVVISCALLLQKKNIRFIWGTGFLFLLIFHVAMYFLFNVSANESYYFLPLLCQGLGVGMIMVPTIIYIISSVDIKLGPSAAATALAVRYLGFTVSIGLVNYFSLFKKSQHYNRFQDNITYANTIYQDELSRYMNKLSSRGMLPDLTEKASQKLVISDVNQQASLRYAMDYYEMMSWIILAMIILVICTPYINKTLVYLKSKTLVPA is encoded by the coding sequence ATGCAACCAAATAATCCAAAAGATTTATTTAAAAAATGGATTCCAGAATGGCTTGTAAAAATCATACTTTTTACAATTTTGATGCCAACCATGGTACTGTTTTTTTTACCTATTGCAAATTTAAATGCATCGGCAGGTCATTACGGATGTGAACCTAAAGATATGCAATTTGCAGTTACTTTATTTTATGCTGGTTTTGTCGGATTTTATAGTTTAGAACGCAGATTTTTTTCATTTCTTGCAACAAAAGAATACTTCATCATCTTCAATGTTATGCAAATCATAACTTGTTTAATTATGTATTATTCTACCGAATTGTATGTGATTTTTCCGTTACGATTTTTACAAGGAATGTTATTTGCAAGTTCAGTGAATTTATCGCTGTCAACTATTTTTTCACGTATCGATTCAGAAAAAGCTCGCGAAATAAGTTTCTCTGTTTTTTTTGGAATGCTGATTTGTGCAACACCATTTAATAATATTGTTACAGCCGATTTAATTGACCAATTCGATTATAATTTTTTATATAAGATTGCCGTATTTTCGTTCATACCAGGATTAATTATGATTTTAATCTCTATGAATTATGTACGCTTACAAGTTAAGTTTCCGTTGTATGATTTAGATTGGGAAAGTTTTGTTTTATATAGCGGAATCGGTATTTCTTTTGGATATTTAATGGTTTATGGCCAGCAATATTATTGGTTTGAAGATGCTGATATTCGATTGGTTTTTTTAGGTTTGGTTTTGTTTATTTTCTTTTTTGCATATCGACAATTTTACATCAAAAGACCTTACATAAACTTAGAGATTTTTAAATTCAGAAATTTTAAAATCGGATGTTTGGTTTTGTTCATTATGTATATTTGCCGATTTGCATCAGGAATCACCAATAATTATTTCGGACAAATATTAAAATTTGACCCAAGACATATTTCGTACATCAACATTTTTAATCTTTTCGGATTAGTTTTGGGCGTAGTTATATCTTGTGCTTTATTACTACAAAAGAAAAATATTCGATTTATTTGGGGAACAGGTTTTCTTTTTTTATTGATATTTCACGTTGCCATGTACTTTTTGTTTAATGTTTCTGCAAACGAAAGTTATTATTTTTTACCATTGCTTTGTCAAGGATTAGGCGTAGGTATGATTATGGTTCCGACGATTATCTACATCATTTCGTCAGTCGATATTAAACTAGGACCATCAGCAGCAGCAACGGCTTTAGCAGTTCGTTATTTAGGATTTACCGTAAGTATTGGTTTGGTAAATTATTTTAGCTTGTTCAAAAAAAGTCAACATTACAACCGTTTTCAAGATAATATTACTTATGCAAATACAATTTATCAAGATGAGCTTTCTCGTTATATGAATAAATTATCTTCACGAGGAATGTTACCGGATTTAACCGAAAAAGCGAGTCAAAAATTAGTTATTTCAGACGTAAATCAACAAGCAAGTTTACGATACGCCATGGATTATTACGAAATGATGTCGTGGATTATTTTAGCTATGATTATCTTGGTAATTTGCACACCTTACATTAATAAAACCTTGGTTTATTTAAAATCGAAAACGTTGGTTCCGGCATAG
- a CDS encoding AraC family transcriptional regulator, which produces MDIIEALSKIDSNENGVFVMHEKSEKRFPLHKHNKGQLSYVEGGIAYLTVDNKTYVVPARYFFWIPKGLPHVLRLNNSATVTHSLYFYTTDDDSNAFYDELGIYISNDLLTEMINYTEAWTGKMVDESDANFVFLKALKNILPTFQNKNLPLQLPFSDHPRMIKITDYLDVNFGKPLTLKQISEHFNLSERSMSRFFQTELQISFLQYLKTLRMVKAIELLLKTDISVSEIANTVGYVTLGSFSNTFQEFTGSRPLDMRKTKI; this is translated from the coding sequence ATGGATATTATAGAAGCTTTATCAAAAATAGATTCGAATGAAAATGGTGTTTTTGTCATGCACGAAAAATCAGAAAAAAGATTTCCTTTACATAAACATAACAAGGGTCAATTGAGTTATGTTGAAGGTGGAATTGCATATTTAACGGTTGATAACAAAACTTATGTAGTTCCGGCTCGTTATTTTTTTTGGATTCCGAAAGGTTTACCGCATGTATTGCGATTGAACAATTCGGCAACTGTAACACATTCTCTATATTTTTATACAACCGATGACGATTCAAATGCTTTTTATGACGAATTAGGTATTTATATCTCTAACGATTTATTGACAGAAATGATTAATTATACCGAAGCTTGGACTGGAAAAATGGTCGATGAAAGCGATGCTAATTTTGTGTTTTTAAAAGCGTTAAAAAATATTTTACCAACTTTTCAGAACAAAAATCTACCACTACAATTACCGTTTTCTGACCATCCGAGAATGATTAAGATTACAGATTATTTAGATGTGAATTTTGGTAAACCGTTAACTTTAAAACAAATTAGTGAACATTTTAATTTAAGTGAACGTTCGATGTCCCGTTTTTTTCAGACCGAATTACAAATTTCATTTTTACAATATTTAAAGACATTACGCATGGTAAAAGCCATTGAACTCTTACTAAAAACAGATATTTCAGTAAGCGAAATAGCCAACACAGTTGGATATGTAACACTAGGTTCATTTAGTAACACTTTTCAAGAATTTACAGGCTCTCGCCCACTCGATATGAGAAAAACGAAAATATAA
- a CDS encoding TrmH family RNA methyltransferase, whose product MQPNIDFLFQDENYLAYLENIVTDRRKERFLEVLENRTKHLTIVCEDLFQLHNTSAVMRSCEVFGLQDLHVIEQKFGKTIDKEIAMGAEKWVDIHRYNNHQACIDSLKAKGYQIVATTPHVDAFHLEDFDVTKPSAIFFGTERLGLSEDIMKQADTYLKIPMVGFTESLNISVSAAIIIQQLTNKLRRSEVDWKLNNQEILEKKIDWSRKSIKDIDFITERYLEKKM is encoded by the coding sequence ATGCAACCAAATATCGACTTCCTTTTTCAAGACGAAAATTATTTAGCTTATTTAGAAAACATTGTTACCGACCGAAGAAAAGAACGTTTTTTAGAAGTTTTAGAAAATCGTACCAAACATTTAACCATTGTTTGCGAAGATTTGTTTCAATTGCATAATACCAGTGCTGTGATGCGAAGTTGTGAAGTTTTTGGATTGCAAGATTTGCATGTCATCGAACAAAAATTCGGTAAAACCATAGATAAAGAAATAGCGATGGGAGCAGAGAAGTGGGTGGATATTCATCGTTACAATAACCATCAAGCTTGTATTGATTCGTTAAAAGCAAAAGGTTATCAAATCGTTGCAACAACGCCACATGTCGATGCTTTTCATTTGGAAGATTTTGATGTTACTAAACCTTCAGCAATTTTCTTTGGGACCGAGCGTTTGGGTTTATCTGAAGATATTATGAAACAAGCCGATACGTATTTAAAAATTCCGATGGTCGGATTTACAGAAAGTTTAAACATATCGGTTTCTGCAGCGATAATTATTCAGCAATTAACCAATAAACTAAGAAGGAGCGAAGTGGATTGGAAACTTAATAACCAAGAAATTTTAGAAAAGAAAATCGATTGGAGTCGAAAATCGATAAAAGATATTGATTTTATTACCGAACGATATTTAGAAAAGAAAATGTAA
- a CDS encoding DUF4294 domain-containing protein — protein sequence MRQLFFIILIVFFSQKITAQVNDWQKYADTLSTVVNEDGELETEFMLPELNINFTKEELERMKANNILRRRILRVYPYVIATSEALTTVNENLSKFKTNREKRKYINASQDYLESQFKDKLKKMSRKDGQILVKLIDRQTGQTTFSLIKEFKSGWKAFWSNQTAKLFDINLKTQFNPETTLEDFYIERIIEELQQEGKINYYPPKKKYDNAKLNQIWKEKLGDSGYFPE from the coding sequence ATGAGACAGCTTTTTTTTATCATATTAATAGTTTTCTTTTCTCAGAAAATTACTGCTCAAGTTAATGATTGGCAGAAATATGCAGATACACTTTCGACGGTTGTAAATGAAGATGGAGAATTAGAAACTGAATTTATGCTTCCTGAATTGAACATCAATTTTACAAAGGAAGAATTAGAACGCATGAAAGCAAATAATATTTTGCGTAGAAGAATTCTTAGAGTTTATCCATATGTAATTGCTACTTCTGAAGCTTTGACAACAGTTAATGAAAATTTATCTAAGTTTAAAACGAATCGAGAAAAGCGTAAATATATCAATGCATCTCAAGATTATTTGGAAAGTCAATTTAAAGATAAACTAAAAAAAATGTCTCGTAAAGATGGTCAAATTTTAGTGAAATTAATTGATAGACAAACAGGGCAAACTACCTTCTCTTTGATAAAAGAATTTAAAAGTGGTTGGAAAGCTTTTTGGTCAAATCAAACCGCTAAACTTTTTGACATTAATCTTAAAACTCAATTTAATCCAGAAACAACTTTAGAAGATTTTTATATTGAACGAATTATAGAAGAGTTGCAACAAGAAGGGAAAATCAATTATTATCCGCCCAAAAAGAAATATGATAATGCTAAATTGAATCAAATTTGGAAGGAAAAATTAGGAGATTCTGGATATTTTCCTGAATAA
- the dnaX gene encoding DNA polymerase III subunit gamma/tau, with amino-acid sequence MEQFIVSARKYRPQTFKDVVGQQTITNTLINAIDNNHLAQALLFTGPRGVGKTTCARILARKINQEGYDDPTEDFAFNVFELDAASNNSVDDIRNLIDQVRIPPQTGKYKVYIIDEVHMLSSAAFNAFLKTLEEPPKHAIFILATTEKHKIIPTILSRCQIFDFKRITIADAKDHLAEVAKSQNITYEEDALQIIAQKADGAMRDALSIFDRVVSYCGNNLTRQAVAENLNVLDFDYYLRVTDMIIANDIPNLLLAYNDILAKGFDGQHFVAGLASHFRNLMVCKNPETLNLLEVSDENKQLFLIQAQKLPITLLIAGINLANDCDLKFKTSQNQRLMVELCLMQLASLTQMDEKKNLIGS; translated from the coding sequence ATGGAACAATTTATAGTATCTGCGCGAAAATACCGTCCACAAACATTCAAAGATGTTGTAGGACAACAAACCATTACCAATACATTAATCAATGCTATTGATAATAATCATTTGGCGCAAGCGTTACTATTTACTGGACCTAGAGGAGTTGGTAAAACTACTTGTGCCCGTATTTTGGCTCGAAAAATTAATCAAGAAGGCTATGATGACCCAACCGAAGATTTTGCATTTAATGTTTTTGAGTTAGATGCTGCTTCTAATAACTCGGTTGACGATATTCGTAATTTAATTGACCAAGTAAGAATACCACCACAAACCGGAAAATATAAAGTTTATATTATTGATGAGGTTCACATGCTTTCTTCGGCAGCTTTTAATGCATTCCTAAAAACATTAGAAGAACCACCAAAACATGCTATTTTTATTTTAGCAACTACTGAGAAGCATAAAATTATACCTACGATTTTATCGCGTTGTCAGATTTTTGATTTCAAACGTATAACGATTGCTGATGCGAAAGACCATTTAGCAGAAGTAGCGAAAAGTCAAAATATTACTTATGAAGAAGATGCGCTGCAAATCATCGCTCAAAAAGCCGATGGTGCGATGCGTGATGCACTTTCTATTTTTGATCGCGTAGTTTCGTATTGTGGTAATAATTTAACACGTCAAGCAGTTGCCGAAAATCTAAATGTTTTAGATTTTGATTATTATTTGCGAGTTACCGATATGATTATTGCTAATGATATTCCTAATTTACTTTTAGCTTACAACGATATTTTAGCAAAAGGATTTGATGGTCAGCATTTTGTTGCCGGTTTAGCCTCGCATTTTAGAAATTTAATGGTTTGTAAAAATCCAGAAACTTTGAATTTATTAGAAGTTAGTGATGAAAACAAACAATTATTTTTAATTCAAGCTCAAAAATTACCGATTACTTTATTAATTGCTGGAATTAATTTAGCAAACGATTGTGATTTAAAATTCAAAACAAGTCAAAACCAACGTTTAATGGTTGAGTTATGTTTGATGCAATTAGCATCGCTAACTCAAATGGATGAAAAAAAAAATCTAATCGGTTCATAA
- a CDS encoding M42 family metallopeptidase — protein sequence METKTILNDKSIAFLEQYLNNASPTGFESEGQKLWMDYLKPYVDTFITDTYGTCVGVINPDAPYKVVIEGHADEISWYVNYITEDGMLYVIRNGGSDQMIAPSKRVNIHTKKGIVKGVFGWPAIHTRNRGGEGDKAPKIETNFIDLGCESREEVEKLGVHVGCVITYPDTFEILNDTKFVCRALDNRVGGFMIAEVARLLKENNITLPFGLYITNSVQEEVGLRGAEMITQTIKPNVAIVTDVCHDSTTPMIDKKIEGELKIGKGPVITYAPAVQNILRELIIDTAETNNIPFQRLASSRVTGTDTDAFAYSNGGVASALISLPLRYMHTTVEMVHRDDVENVIKLIYNTLLKIESNETFSYFK from the coding sequence ATGGAAACAAAAACGATACTAAACGATAAATCGATAGCATTTTTAGAGCAATATTTAAATAATGCATCGCCAACAGGATTTGAATCTGAAGGCCAAAAACTTTGGATGGATTATTTAAAACCTTATGTAGATACTTTTATTACAGATACCTACGGAACTTGTGTTGGAGTTATTAATCCGGATGCTCCTTACAAAGTAGTTATTGAAGGTCATGCTGACGAAATTTCTTGGTACGTTAATTACATCACTGAAGACGGAATGCTTTACGTGATTAGAAATGGAGGAAGCGACCAAATGATTGCTCCAAGTAAACGCGTAAACATTCACACAAAAAAAGGAATCGTTAAAGGTGTTTTTGGATGGCCTGCAATTCATACCAGAAATCGTGGTGGTGAAGGTGATAAAGCTCCAAAAATTGAAACTAATTTTATTGATTTAGGATGTGAATCTCGCGAAGAAGTCGAAAAATTAGGAGTTCATGTAGGTTGTGTGATTACATATCCTGATACTTTTGAAATTCTTAATGATACTAAATTTGTTTGTCGTGCATTAGATAATCGCGTGGGTGGATTTATGATTGCGGAAGTTGCTCGTTTATTAAAAGAAAATAACATTACGTTACCTTTTGGATTGTATATTACCAATTCCGTTCAAGAAGAAGTTGGCTTACGAGGTGCAGAAATGATTACACAAACCATAAAACCAAATGTTGCAATTGTGACTGATGTTTGTCACGATTCGACAACACCGATGATTGATAAAAAAATTGAAGGAGAATTAAAAATCGGAAAAGGTCCGGTTATTACTTACGCACCAGCCGTTCAGAACATATTACGCGAATTGATTATCGATACAGCAGAAACAAATAATATTCCGTTTCAACGTTTAGCTTCTTCGCGTGTTACCGGAACAGACACCGATGCTTTTGCGTACAGTAATGGTGGAGTAGCTTCGGCATTAATTTCACTTCCGTTACGTTACATGCATACAACGGTAGAAATGGTTCATAGAGATGATGTTGAAAATGTAATTAAATTGATTTACAACACACTTTTAAAAATAGAAAGTAACGAAACGTTTAGTTATTTTAAATAA
- a CDS encoding DUF4252 domain-containing protein, translated as MKTILKYLLLTVTCIGFSITSNAQDLIETFKNQPNVETVVVNKKMFQMMSNVKMDMNDKENQAYLNLIKKLDDLKLISTKNAATSGKMKTYVVSYVKTNSMTELMTLTENGATTIFYVDPSSTKENIKELMMFVSGNETIILSLKGSFSLNELSLVTNKMKLPVGNSLNKISK; from the coding sequence ATGAAAACAATACTAAAATACTTGCTTTTAACGGTTACTTGTATTGGATTTTCTATTACTAGTAACGCTCAAGATTTAATAGAAACATTTAAAAATCAGCCGAATGTAGAAACGGTTGTTGTTAATAAAAAAATGTTTCAAATGATGTCAAACGTTAAAATGGATATGAATGATAAAGAAAATCAAGCCTATCTAAATTTAATAAAAAAGCTAGATGATTTAAAGCTTATTTCTACAAAAAACGCGGCTACGTCTGGTAAAATGAAAACTTATGTTGTGAGTTATGTCAAAACAAATTCGATGACCGAATTGATGACACTTACTGAAAATGGAGCAACAACGATTTTCTATGTTGACCCTTCTTCAACAAAAGAAAACATTAAAGAACTCATGATGTTTGTAAGTGGTAACGAAACAATTATTTTATCTTTGAAAGGTAGTTTTAGTTTAAATGAATTAAGTTTGGTGACAAATAAAATGAAATTACCCGTTGGCAATTCTTTAAATAAAATTTCAAAATAA
- a CDS encoding TolC family protein — protein sequence MKSGILVCSLALILSGFDVAAQHSQHPSATADTLYLSLNEVWELTNVQSKEVQLQNTESLIRNQNVLDAKAERFPTLSVFASVDKATNMPIYSNGLGNKPEQHDVIHTLYNSGASMYFNLYDGNKQNLKIQEAKILDKRAAIAKQQTKSEIRYKAAQLFLELQKSMIFRDVIINDIADQEKQLHEVQQFYKNGVILKSDVLRIELELSKRKMSLVEIENDILITNQQLSFYLGTNEKSIVIPKVQDLSEIHLETYDEALQIALKNAFKQQISEQNVELTALGIKKVKANVRPSIGVTGNFTFANPQIFLYPYNDSWYTLGLVGLKASFPISSLYHNTHKLRKAKLEYEKEEIAHHHITDQIKQEVKEAYLRYEEALIQINVNEKNKQFAKENARIIKNTYFNKTALVTALLDADIQVLRTQFELEASKINAQNKYYLLQLAKGIL from the coding sequence ATGAAATCGGGAATACTCGTTTGTTCTTTAGCCCTGATTCTATCAGGCTTTGATGTTGCTGCACAACATTCGCAACATCCTTCAGCAACTGCTGATACCTTGTATTTATCTTTGAATGAAGTTTGGGAACTGACCAACGTTCAAAGTAAAGAAGTACAACTGCAAAACACAGAATCGTTGATTCGGAATCAAAATGTTTTAGATGCAAAGGCAGAACGTTTTCCTACCCTAAGTGTTTTTGCAAGTGTTGATAAAGCTACAAATATGCCTATCTATTCAAACGGATTAGGTAATAAGCCAGAACAACACGATGTGATTCATACGTTATACAATTCAGGTGCTTCGATGTATTTTAATTTGTATGATGGAAACAAACAAAATCTTAAAATTCAAGAAGCTAAAATTTTAGATAAAAGAGCTGCTATCGCAAAACAACAAACAAAATCTGAAATACGATATAAAGCTGCTCAACTTTTTTTAGAGTTGCAAAAATCAATGATATTTAGAGATGTTATTATTAATGACATCGCTGACCAAGAGAAACAATTACACGAAGTTCAACAATTTTATAAAAACGGAGTGATTTTAAAAAGTGATGTTTTACGTATTGAGTTAGAACTTTCTAAACGTAAAATGTCGTTGGTTGAAATTGAAAACGATATTTTAATTACCAATCAGCAATTGAGTTTTTATCTTGGAACTAATGAAAAAAGTATTGTAATCCCAAAGGTTCAAGATTTATCTGAGATTCATTTAGAAACTTACGACGAAGCTTTACAAATTGCGCTTAAAAATGCTTTTAAACAACAAATTTCTGAACAAAATGTTGAACTAACTGCATTAGGAATCAAGAAAGTTAAAGCTAATGTTCGTCCATCAATCGGTGTAACTGGGAATTTTACTTTTGCAAATCCACAAATTTTCTTATATCCGTATAACGACAGTTGGTACACTTTAGGTTTGGTGGGTTTGAAAGCATCGTTTCCAATTTCGTCTTTGTATCATAACACGCATAAACTTAGAAAAGCTAAGCTAGAATATGAAAAGGAAGAAATTGCGCATCATCATATTACAGACCAAATCAAACAAGAAGTTAAAGAAGCTTATTTAAGATATGAAGAAGCTTTAATTCAGATTAATGTAAATGAAAAAAATAAACAATTCGCAAAAGAAAATGCTCGAATTATAAAAAATACATATTTCAATAAAACAGCTTTAGTTACAGCTTTACTTGACGCCGATATTCAGGTTTTAAGAACTCAGTTTGAATTAGAAGCTTCAAAAATTAATGCACAAAATAAATATTATTTACTTCAATTAGCCAAAGGGATTTTATAA
- a CDS encoding YncE family protein, producing the protein MKKLVLSLAIIAFATSCSNVDDDTIIDEIPQAEKPYSNGIIICNEGNFQSSNAEISFIKNDLSTVYNNIFALNNSNATLGDVAQFIGFNNDLAYIVMNNSNTIEIVNRYTFKKVNQISQELNQPRAIAFSNGKIYVTNANNNTVAVYNATTNTFIKTIALDNQPEKLVATSNYVYVQSSSYSTTGNTIEIINSSSDTNTKDLTFALPMNGITIDSNMIFVIGSDVNKTEISKIENEAVTKTITSNTLKSSRYLTLDNGNLYFTNGTGIFTLSKDLNNIPSAPLFNVSDNSWSTLFGFNVIDGKVFSSDANGFTDNSIITIYDLSGNVLKTFTTEIGTNGFYKN; encoded by the coding sequence ATGAAAAAATTAGTTTTATCTTTAGCTATCATCGCATTTGCAACATCGTGTAGCAACGTAGATGACGATACAATTATTGACGAAATTCCACAAGCTGAAAAACCTTATTCAAATGGAATTATAATCTGTAACGAAGGGAATTTCCAAAGCTCGAATGCCGAAATATCTTTTATAAAAAATGATTTAAGCACAGTTTATAACAATATTTTTGCTTTAAATAATTCTAATGCAACACTTGGAGATGTTGCACAATTTATTGGATTTAATAACGATTTGGCTTACATTGTAATGAACAATTCAAACACAATAGAAATTGTGAATCGTTATACATTTAAGAAAGTAAATCAAATTTCACAAGAATTAAATCAACCACGTGCCATTGCTTTTTCTAACGGTAAAATTTACGTGACCAATGCAAACAATAATACAGTCGCGGTTTATAATGCTACAACAAACACATTTATCAAAACAATTGCTTTAGATAATCAGCCTGAAAAATTGGTAGCAACATCAAATTATGTTTATGTACAATCTAGTTCCTATTCAACTACTGGAAATACAATTGAAATCATAAATTCATCTTCAGATACAAATACAAAAGATTTAACTTTTGCATTGCCAATGAACGGAATCACAATAGATTCAAATATGATTTTTGTTATTGGTTCTGATGTAAACAAAACAGAAATATCAAAAATAGAAAACGAAGCAGTTACAAAAACAATCACAAGTAATACTTTAAAAAGTTCGAGATATTTAACTTTAGATAATGGTAATTTATATTTCACAAACGGAACCGGAATCTTTACACTTTCAAAAGATTTAAACAATATTCCATCAGCTCCATTATTTAATGTTAGTGATAATAGTTGGTCAACTTTGTTCGGATTTAATGTCATCGACGGAAAAGTTTTTAGTTCCGACGCAAATGGGTTTACAGATAATAGTATCATAACAATTTATGATTTGAGTGGAAATGTTTTAAAAACATTCACAACTGAAATTGGTACAAACGGTTTTTATAAAAACTAA
- a CDS encoding HlyD family secretion protein, whose product MEFKQKIKITDRAITKVSSVVAGVTIIGVCVWGISTVWRNWKYEHTNDAQVQEYINPVIARVGGYITQVSFEENEMVKKGDTLLVIDNREYIYEEAQTEANIQKQLAEIEVIEKTKHTLAADAEAAKSVIKTNEAKVWKQDLEYDRYNKLYKVESATAQQLEEVKSTLDVYKSELNASEKTYQAAKSKIVDLDAQKAVLFAEIERLKSLKQRKNLDVGYTVITAPYNGRMGKRTIEMGQMINPGQVLAYIVNDETPKWIVANFKETQISEMRVGNTVKLVADAYPDIDYEGKIISISPATGSSFSLLPPDNATGNYVKIVQRVPVRIELVGKNEEEDLLKSGMNVNVYVTKKQNNATK is encoded by the coding sequence ATGGAATTTAAACAAAAAATTAAAATTACAGACCGTGCCATCACCAAAGTTTCAAGTGTAGTTGCCGGAGTTACAATTATCGGAGTTTGTGTTTGGGGAATCTCTACTGTTTGGCGAAATTGGAAATATGAGCATACCAACGATGCACAAGTACAAGAATATATAAATCCTGTTATTGCTCGTGTTGGTGGTTATATTACTCAGGTTTCGTTCGAAGAAAATGAAATGGTTAAAAAAGGTGATACTTTATTAGTTATCGATAACCGAGAATATATTTATGAAGAAGCACAAACGGAAGCTAATATTCAAAAACAATTAGCAGAAATTGAAGTCATCGAGAAAACGAAACATACTTTAGCTGCTGATGCTGAAGCTGCAAAAAGCGTAATTAAAACAAATGAAGCTAAAGTTTGGAAACAAGATTTAGAATACGACAGATATAACAAATTATACAAAGTAGAATCTGCAACTGCACAACAATTAGAAGAAGTAAAATCAACTTTAGATGTTTATAAAAGTGAATTGAATGCTTCAGAAAAAACATATCAAGCAGCAAAATCTAAAATTGTTGATTTAGATGCACAGAAAGCAGTCTTGTTTGCCGAAATTGAACGATTGAAATCATTAAAACAACGTAAAAATTTAGATGTTGGTTATACCGTAATCACCGCGCCATATAACGGAAGAATGGGAAAACGAACCATAGAAATGGGACAAATGATTAACCCAGGACAAGTTTTGGCTTATATCGTAAATGACGAAACTCCAAAATGGATTGTAGCTAATTTTAAAGAAACACAAATTAGCGAAATGCGTGTAGGAAATACGGTTAAATTAGTAGCCGATGCTTATCCAGATATTGATTACGAAGGTAAAATTATATCGATTTCTCCTGCAACCGGCTCTAGTTTTTCTTTGCTTCCGCCAGATAATGCAACAGGTAACTATGTAAAAATTGTACAACGTGTTCCGGTTCGTATTGAATTGGTTGGTAAAAACGAAGAAGAAGATTTATTAAAATCGGGAATGAACGTAAATGTTTATGTTACTAAAAAACAAAACAATGCAACCAAATAA